Sequence from the Heliomicrobium undosum genome:
ACTGACCATCGCCGATGGCGACTCGCCCGCACAGGTTCGGCAGATTGAAGTTATTCTTCCCGTCTCCGCCATATGTAGTGCCAATCACCGCAAACAAGGCTTGGTTTTGCGCGATGGGAAGCTGGCTCCCGTCACAAAGCGCCCAGCCCCGCGGGACCCATGCGCCTGCCCAAGGAAGAATCGTGCCGATGAAACATTCCATTTCTACCCTCTCCCTTTCTACTGTTTTTTCGCTGCGAGCTTACTAAGGCGACCGTCCCCATTCGGCGTTGCCGATTGGGAAAACACTCTCCCCCCCCTTTCAACTCGAAACTTCATCCACCCTACTCTTCATCTCGGCTATGGGGAGACCGGGAATCCCACTCCATTTCGACGCAAACCCCGCTGTCGTTGATCACCCGAAAGGCGAATCGCTCATAGAGCGAGCGGGCTGCGCCGTTAAACCACATCACGCGCAGCCGGAGCTTTTTCCCGGATTCAGCGGCGCTTTTTTGCACCGCCTCCAGCAGCCGGGTTCCAATGCCCCTGCTGCGGTATTCCGGCAGCAGGGCAATCGCAAGAATATGTATTGAAGTCTCTTCCTCACGGAGATACAATCTGCCGATCGGCTTGTCGTCGAGCAGAGCGATACGGCGGTCCGCACCGGCATTCCCTTGCTCTTCCGCGAAAAACTGCTGGGTGAGGATCTGGCCTTTGACCTCATCATCTGCGCCTATCCAATCCAAATCAGGGCGGCTGCTGACAAACAACTCGTAAAGAAAAGGTTCATCGTTTTTTTGAACAGGTCGCAGGAAGATGTTCACAGTTTCCCTTCTCCTGTTCCATGGAAAATATCAGACCTCTTGGGTAAGCTTCCAATCCTAATCGCACTAATGATGGAAAAATTATCTCAAGGCAAATATACCCTGCCTGCCAACTCTTTGTCAATTAATTAATCATTAGGTCTTGTTTAACTAGTATTTAACTTTGCTCATCTCCGTTATTACCACCTCTTTCATTGCAATTATCCTTACGGTGATTGCATAGGCGCGACGGTGAATGCGTCTTTACTACATAATCAAAAAGGGGTCTGAAAACTCGAGTTTCGTCAAGTTCAGACCCCTTTATCCATTCGCTTGTTCATGATATCGCCTGCGGTAAAATGCGCCGGCCTTACTTATCGGGGCGCACACGACTCGTCGCAGTGGCAGATGCCGGATCCTCCGGCCAGTAATGCTTGGGATAGCGCCCCTTCAAATCTTTTCGCACCGCAAAGTAGGCATCACGCCAGAAACTGGCCAGATCCTGGGTGACCTGCACCGGTCGATGCGCCGGCGAGAGCAGATGGATCGTCAGAGGCGCCCTGCCGCGGCAGATTCTCGGTGTTTTCGCCTGACCGAACATCTCTTGCAGCCGGACGGAGATCACCGGTGATTCCGGCGCGCGGTAATCGATGGGGATCCGTCGACCGCTGGGGACATCCATGTGCGTCGGCGCGCACTCGTCCAGTTCCCGTGCTTTCTCCCAGGGAAGACTCCCTCGCAGTATCGCCGTTAAGTCGAGCCGCTGCAGATCATCCCTGCTTTTAAGTCCATACAAGTGCGGGCCGAGCCATTCCTCCTGCTTCGCCAAGAGCGTAGCGTCGGATACATCCGGCCAACCGGGCTCCCAATAGGCCATGAACTGGAGCCGTTCCTGCAACTGTCGGGCAGCCTTCGTCCAGGGCAGGATTGCCAACCCTTCCTCACGGATCCCGGAAAGCAACGCCGCCCGTATCGCTTCGGGATCGGCGCCGGCGAAGGGACCCTCGCCTAAGACCAGCGCGCCCAGCCGTTCTCGCCGGCGCGCCCGCACAGCCTGGCCGGCTCGATCCCAGACAACCAGTTCCTCCTGCTCGATCTGGTCTTCAAAATGGCGCTCCAACTCCTCCAGTTCAACCGGGGCCGCCAGAAAGATGCGGCTCTCCGTCCCCTGATCATCCAGTTCCGCCGCCACCAGGTAAGGGGACTTGTTCAGCGGCTGGGACCCGGCAAATGCGGCGCCCCGCCCATTGCGCAAAAGAAATCGTCCGTCCGGTCGCCGCTGGCCAATCCTGTCGGGGAAAGCGAAAGCGAGCAAAAGTCCGCAGGCGTCCACATCGGCGCCAGCAGAAGCGCGGAATCGTTTCTCCACTGACGCGGTATGGCCGAACTCCCTTTTCAATGCGCTTGCCTCGGCAAGAATCCGCCGCCGCGCCGCTCTATCGACGGTAAAACCGAAAGCGCCCCCACAGGCGTCGCCGGTGTCCAGCGCGGCCAGCGCCTCCAGGCGCAGCCGTAGATCGGCCTCGGGCAACGTCCCATCGGCGCGAAAAAAGTCCCGTTCGCTCAAAATCGCCGCCAGATCGCAGGCAATTCCCCCAAGTCCCAACGGGATCGCCTGGAGGATCATGCGGGCCAATCGGGGGTGCAAACCCGCCTCCGCCATGCGCCGCCCTTGGGCGGTGATAGCGCCAGTGACGCCGAGCCCCCCGTCTGACGTAAGCGCGCCGAGTTGAACGAGAAGTTCCCACGCTTGCCCGAAGGCAGCCGTCGGCGGCGCATTGAGCCACCGCAGTTCCGCCGGATCGGCGATCCCCCAGGCGGCCAGTTCCAGCGCCAGGGGCGCCAGGTCTGCCTCCAGAATCTCCGGCGTGCCTCTCGGCGCAAGGCGCAGATCCTCTGCTTGCGTCCATAGGCGGTAACAGACCCCAGGCCCCAAACGTCCTGCTCGGCCCCGGCGCTGATCCGCCGACGCCCGCGAGACGGGAACCGTCTCCAGTCGCGTCATCCCCGTGCGCGGCGAAAAGCGCGAAACCCGCATGAGGCCGCTGTCGATCACAACCCGCACCCCTTCAACGGTGAGGCTCGTCTCAGCGATCGATGTGGCCAGTACGACCTTGCGAACCCCAGGCGGGCTCGGCGCGATAGCCCGGTCCTGGGCTTCGAGGGGCAGGCCGCCCTGTAGCGGGCAGAGACGCAGCGCTTCCGTTCCCAGCCCCATCTCGGTCAGCCGCATCTCCACCCGCCGGATTTCCTTCGCCCCCGGCAAAAAGACCAGGATGTCGCCCTCATCGTTCACCAAAGCCTCCCGGACCGTCTGCGCGACCCGCGACTCAATCGGTCCTTCGGCGCGCCGCTCCAGGTAACGCGTTTCTACCGGAAAAGGTCGGCCTTCACTGACAACAATGGGCGCATCACCCAGGAGAGCCGCCACTGGCTCTGCGTCCAGTGTGGCCGACATGACCAGGAGGCGCAGATCCTCCCGTAACAGCGCCTGCGACTGGAGGCAGAGCGCCAGCCCCAGATCGGCCGCCAGGCTCCGTTCGTGAAACTCGTCAAAGATGACCAGCCCCACGTCCTCCAAGGCCGGATCAGCCTGCAAGAGCCGAGTGAGCACCCCCTCGGTGACCACCTCGATGCGCGTCTTCGGTCCCACCCGCGTCTCCAGCCGGACCCGAAAACCCACCGTCTCCCCAACCGGTTCCCCGAGGCTGGCGGCCATGTGGCGGGCGGCGGAACGGGCGGCCAAGCGACGCGGCTCCAGCATGACGATGCGCTTTCCTGCCATCCAGGGTTCGTCAAGCAGCGCCAGCGGCGCCCGCGTCGTCTTGCCGGCGCCGGGCGGGGCCACCAGCACGGCGTTCGTCCGGGTGCGGAGGGCTTCCTTCAAAGCCGGCAGACTGGCCTCGATCGGCAATAACGTCATCGATAATCCCTTTCTTACCCCTGCGTCACTCGATAACTTCTTGCACGCGACCGACGATCCCATTCTCCAGCCGCACCTTGATCCCATGGGGGTGAACGGCGCTCTTCGTCAGAATGTCTTTTACGACACCCTCCGTCAGTTCCCCCGTCCGTTGATGCTGCTTCTGCACAATCTTCACCCGGCTGCCCGGCCGGATGTTCTTGCGTTCCCTGCCGTTCACAGGCGAATCCCCCTTCCACCGGCTTTCTTGATGCGGGAAGAAAACTGCCCAAGCAGTTCGTAGGCCTTCTCCGCTTCAGCAACCGCCCGCAGTCCGTACCCGCAGGCCGGGGTGAGGATCAACTGCCGCCGTATCGCATCGCCGGGGACACCCTTCCCCTCCATCGCTGCCATCTGCTCCGCCAGCTTTTGCAGCAGTCCTTCCACCGTGGCCGCCTCCAGCGCCTCCGGCTCCGTCGGCACAACTCCCCAGGCCAACAGGCCCCCGCGATCCAAAAAGCGCCTCACTGCTTCGGTGTGGCGAAGCATCCCCGCAAAGTGCCGGCAGGCGTCAAAACTGACGACGTGGGCGCCGCTGTCCAAGATCACCGACCAGTCCGTGTCGCCGCAGCAATGCAGCCCCGCCAGCGCGCCCGTCTGGCCGACCGCCTGGACCATCGTCCGGACAAACCGGCGGACCACGTCGTCGCTGCCATCAAAACCGGCCGTCTCTCCGGGAGCCATCGCGGGGTCACATCCAGGTTCGCGTCCCAAACCGACCAGTCCCGGCTCATCCACAAAGATCATCACCGGCCAGGGAAGCCGCCGCAGATCGCTCGCCATCCAGGACGCCTGCAGCGCCGCCGACGCGAGAACCAGTTCCCGCAGTTGCGGATCGTCCAGCAGGGATTGCCCGCGCTCATCGGTCACATACCGCGCCGTCGTCAGCGGCCCAGCCAACTGCGCCTTCACCCAGTTCACGTTCCCTGGCCAGGCCCGCTCCAACAGGTCCTGGCGAAATCGGAGGTAGGTCGGGCTCTTCTGCGCAAAGAGTGACTCGTCATTGCTGTACCACTCGATGGGCTCATCGACGCCGCATTCCCCGACGCCGCAGATCCGGGAAAACCGCGCCAACGCCTCGGCGAACCCGTCGGCGGAGCGATCAACGACGGGCCTTCCGTCAGGAAGACGCCGGATCAGCCCCGCGCGCTCCCAGGGGGCAAGCCCCTGTTCCAGCAGCAGATCTTCCTTACATACAACGGGAAGCTGCGGGCAGTGCGGCGCTTGGGGACACCCTGCCGCCACCAACGCCTTCGCCTCTTCATAACTGTCGACAGGCAAACTGCCCATAGCCGTCACGATCGGAAACAACAGCGAACACCATCCTTATAACCTTCATTCATTCACAAAACCTTCGTCCATCAGTAAACCCTTGGTCCGTTCAGCACACCCTTCGTCCGTTCATAAATCCCGTCATTCCAGTCATAGCCGGTCACAAACGGAGTCACCCTATATCCAGCATGCGTCATTGGAGGGTGAACCATTGGACAAATTCATCAGCCTCGGGATCAGCGACAGGATCATCGACGCCTTAAACGACATGGGCTTCGAGGAGCCCACCCCGATCCAGGAACAAACCATCCCGCCCGCCCTGGCCGGGGCCGATCTGATCGGCCAGGCCCAAACGGGCACGGGGAAAACGGCCGCCTTCGGCATCCCTCTCATCGAAAAAGTCAAAGATGAGCCGGAGCGTTTGCAGGCCGTCGTCCTGACGCCGACGCGCGAACTCTGCATCCAGGTCGCCGAAGAACTGAACCGGCTCGGCCACAAGGCCGGCGTCACAGCGCTTCCCATCTATGGCGGCCAGGACATGGTCCGCCAGATCCGGGCCTTGAAAAAAGGGCCGCCCATCATCGTCGCCACACCAGGCCGGCTGATGGACCACATGCGCCGCAAAACAGTGCGCCTCAGCGACATCGCCGCCGTCGTCCTCGATGAAGCCGACGAGATGCTGGACATGGGCTTCATGGAGGATATTGAGACCATCCTCAAGGACACGCCAGAGACGCGGCAGACCCTGCTCTTCTCGGCCACCATGCCCAAACCGATTCAATCCCTCGCCGAACGCTACCTCAAAAACCCGCAGGTCATCCGCACCCAAACAAAAGAGGTCACCGTCCCGCTCATCGAACAATCCTACATCGAACTGCATGAGCGGCAGAAGTTCGATGTGTTGAGCCGCCTGCTCGACATCCAGTCACCCGAACTGTCCATCATCTTCGGCCGCACCAAGCGGCGGGTCGACGAACTGACAGAGGCCTTGAAAAAACGGGGCTACCCGGCTGAAGGGATCCATGGCGATCTGACCCAGGGCAAACGGGAGAGCGTCCTGCGCCAGTTCCGCACCGGCGTCGTCGACATCCTCGTCGCCACCGGCGTCGCCGCCCGCGGCCTCGACATCAGCGGCGTCACTCACGTTTACAACTTCGACATTCCCCAGGATCCCGAGGGGTATGTGCACCGCATCGGCCGAACCGGCCGGGCGGGAAAAGCCGGGCTGGCCATCACCTTTGTCACCCCCCGCGAGATGGACCACCTGCGGACCATCGAGTCGGTGACCAAACGGAAGATGATCCGCATGTCCATCCCCACCGTCGGCGAGGCGGCCGCAGGCTTGCAGGGCATGGCCGTCGACAGACTGCTGCGGGTCGTCGAGGAGGGCCAGATCGACGCCTATAAAAGCCGCGCCGAGGAACTGCTCGACAGCGAGGATTCGGTGACACTGCTTGCCGCTGCCCTGAAGTTGCTGACGAAGACGACGAACGATGTGGAGATCAAGCTCACCCCGGAAGCGCCGCTCCGGGTCCGCAAAGCGTTCAAACAGCCCTTTCAGCATAAACAGGGCAAGGGCTTTCCGCGCCAGAGACAGCGCTTCGGCGGCGGCGATTTTCGAGGCAATCAAGTTCGCAGCGGGGAATCTCGTGGCGGCGAATTCCGCGGCGGCCAACGCAAACCTGCCGGCGGCGCTTTTGC
This genomic interval carries:
- a CDS encoding GNAT family N-acetyltransferase — encoded protein: MNIFLRPVQKNDEPFLYELFVSSRPDLDWIGADDEVKGQILTQQFFAEEQGNAGADRRIALLDDKPIGRLYLREEETSIHILAIALLPEYRSRGIGTRLLEAVQKSAAESGKKLRLRVMWFNGAARSLYERFAFRVINDSGVCVEMEWDSRSPHSRDEE
- the hrpB gene encoding ATP-dependent helicase HrpB, with translation MTLLPIEASLPALKEALRTRTNAVLVAPPGAGKTTRAPLALLDEPWMAGKRIVMLEPRRLAARSAARHMAASLGEPVGETVGFRVRLETRVGPKTRIEVVTEGVLTRLLQADPALEDVGLVIFDEFHERSLAADLGLALCLQSQALLREDLRLLVMSATLDAEPVAALLGDAPIVVSEGRPFPVETRYLERRAEGPIESRVAQTVREALVNDEGDILVFLPGAKEIRRVEMRLTEMGLGTEALRLCPLQGGLPLEAQDRAIAPSPPGVRKVVLATSIAETSLTVEGVRVVIDSGLMRVSRFSPRTGMTRLETVPVSRASADQRRGRAGRLGPGVCYRLWTQAEDLRLAPRGTPEILEADLAPLALELAAWGIADPAELRWLNAPPTAAFGQAWELLVQLGALTSDGGLGVTGAITAQGRRMAEAGLHPRLARMILQAIPLGLGGIACDLAAILSERDFFRADGTLPEADLRLRLEALAALDTGDACGGAFGFTVDRAARRRILAEASALKREFGHTASVEKRFRASAGADVDACGLLLAFAFPDRIGQRRPDGRFLLRNGRGAAFAGSQPLNKSPYLVAAELDDQGTESRIFLAAPVELEELERHFEDQIEQEELVVWDRAGQAVRARRRERLGALVLGEGPFAGADPEAIRAALLSGIREEGLAILPWTKAARQLQERLQFMAYWEPGWPDVSDATLLAKQEEWLGPHLYGLKSRDDLQRLDLTAILRGSLPWEKARELDECAPTHMDVPSGRRIPIDYRAPESPVISVRLQEMFGQAKTPRICRGRAPLTIHLLSPAHRPVQVTQDLASFWRDAYFAVRKDLKGRYPKHYWPEDPASATATSRVRPDK
- a CDS encoding YwbE family protein — its product is MNGRERKNIRPGSRVKIVQKQHQRTGELTEGVVKDILTKSAVHPHGIKVRLENGIVGRVQEVIE
- a CDS encoding uroporphyrinogen decarboxylase/cobalamine-independent methonine synthase family protein — encoded protein: MFPIVTAMGSLPVDSYEEAKALVAAGCPQAPHCPQLPVVCKEDLLLEQGLAPWERAGLIRRLPDGRPVVDRSADGFAEALARFSRICGVGECGVDEPIEWYSNDESLFAQKSPTYLRFRQDLLERAWPGNVNWVKAQLAGPLTTARYVTDERGQSLLDDPQLRELVLASAALQASWMASDLRRLPWPVMIFVDEPGLVGLGREPGCDPAMAPGETAGFDGSDDVVRRFVRTMVQAVGQTGALAGLHCCGDTDWSVILDSGAHVVSFDACRHFAGMLRHTEAVRRFLDRGGLLAWGVVPTEPEALEAATVEGLLQKLAEQMAAMEGKGVPGDAIRRQLILTPACGYGLRAVAEAEKAYELLGQFSSRIKKAGGRGIRL
- a CDS encoding DEAD/DEAH box helicase encodes the protein MDKFISLGISDRIIDALNDMGFEEPTPIQEQTIPPALAGADLIGQAQTGTGKTAAFGIPLIEKVKDEPERLQAVVLTPTRELCIQVAEELNRLGHKAGVTALPIYGGQDMVRQIRALKKGPPIIVATPGRLMDHMRRKTVRLSDIAAVVLDEADEMLDMGFMEDIETILKDTPETRQTLLFSATMPKPIQSLAERYLKNPQVIRTQTKEVTVPLIEQSYIELHERQKFDVLSRLLDIQSPELSIIFGRTKRRVDELTEALKKRGYPAEGIHGDLTQGKRESVLRQFRTGVVDILVATGVAARGLDISGVTHVYNFDIPQDPEGYVHRIGRTGRAGKAGLAITFVTPREMDHLRTIESVTKRKMIRMSIPTVGEAAAGLQGMAVDRLLRVVEEGQIDAYKSRAEELLDSEDSVTLLAAALKLLTKTTNDVEIKLTPEAPLRVRKAFKQPFQHKQGKGFPRQRQRFGGGDFRGNQVRSGESRGGEFRGGQRKPAGGAFAAAGGKGKGGGGRVTGAAGTMTGGGRFTGVGGGRFAGGGGGRFAGGGNRSRGPKGYGKPQHTPPTPPTH